The Canis lupus baileyi chromosome 11, mCanLup2.hap1, whole genome shotgun sequence genome includes a window with the following:
- the CDPF1 gene encoding cysteine-rich DPF motif domain-containing protein 1 isoform X3, giving the protein MPCVLGLQMEGEAGRRPLGVFKCQLCALTAPYSYVGQKPPDTHSVVLLEESYVMKDPFTPDKDRFLVLGSRCSLCSRLVCVSPECSLFYSKRFCLPCVRDNMDAFPQEIRQDLEKRKAPSKRPASQPGSRT; this is encoded by the exons ATGCCCTGTGTCTTGGGCTTGCAGATGGAGGGTGAGGCCGGGCGCCGGCCCCTGGGCGTGTTTAAGTGCCAGCTCTGTGCCCTGACAGCGCCGTACAGCTACGTGGGGCAGAAGCCCCCTGACACCCACTCTGTCGT CCTCCTGGAGGAGAGTTACGTCATGAAGGACCCATTCACCCCAGACAAGGACAGATTCCTGGTCCTCGGCTCTCGATGCAGTTTATGCAGCCGGCTGGTGTGCGTGAGCCCG GAATGCAGTTTATTCTACTCCAAGAGATTTTGCCTCCCCTGTGTCCGGGACAACATGGACGCCTTCCCTCAGGAAATCCGGCAAGACTTGGAGAAAAGGAAAGCTCCATCGAAGAGGCCTGCCAGCCAGCCTGGCTCTCGGACGTGA
- the CDPF1 gene encoding cysteine-rich DPF motif domain-containing protein 1 isoform X1, translated as MPCVLGLQMEGEAGRRPLGVFKCQLCALTAPYSYVGQKPPDTHSVVLLEESYVMKDPFTPDKDRFLVLGSRCSLCSRLVCVSPECSLFYSKRFCLPCVRDNMDAFPQEIRQDLEKRKAPSKRPASQPGSRTLTAGHSRYVHSHQLRTWINRCDQFNLLAGNRIRPKIS; from the exons ATGCCCTGTGTCTTGGGCTTGCAGATGGAGGGTGAGGCCGGGCGCCGGCCCCTGGGCGTGTTTAAGTGCCAGCTCTGTGCCCTGACAGCGCCGTACAGCTACGTGGGGCAGAAGCCCCCTGACACCCACTCTGTCGT CCTCCTGGAGGAGAGTTACGTCATGAAGGACCCATTCACCCCAGACAAGGACAGATTCCTGGTCCTCGGCTCTCGATGCAGTTTATGCAGCCGGCTGGTGTGCGTGAGCCCG GAATGCAGTTTATTCTACTCCAAGAGATTTTGCCTCCCCTGTGTCCGGGACAACATGGACGCCTTCCCTCAGGAAATCCGGCAAGACTTGGAGAAAAGGAAAGCTCCATCGAAGAGGCCTGCCAGCCAGCCTGGCTCTCGGAC TCTTACAGCAGGACATTCCAGATACGTACATTCCCATCAACTCAGGACTTGGATCAACAGATGTGATCAGTTCAACCTCCTAGCAGGAAACAGAATAAGACCGAAGATTTCTTGA
- the CDPF1 gene encoding cysteine-rich DPF motif domain-containing protein 1 isoform X4: MEGEAGRRPLGVFKCQLCALTAPYSYVGQKPPDTHSVVLLEESYVMKDPFTPDKDRFLVLGSRCSLCSRLVCVSPECSLFYSKRFCLPCVRDNMDAFPQEIRQDLEKRKAPSKRPASQPGSRT; this comes from the exons ATGGAGGGTGAGGCCGGGCGCCGGCCCCTGGGCGTGTTTAAGTGCCAGCTCTGTGCCCTGACAGCGCCGTACAGCTACGTGGGGCAGAAGCCCCCTGACACCCACTCTGTCGT CCTCCTGGAGGAGAGTTACGTCATGAAGGACCCATTCACCCCAGACAAGGACAGATTCCTGGTCCTCGGCTCTCGATGCAGTTTATGCAGCCGGCTGGTGTGCGTGAGCCCG GAATGCAGTTTATTCTACTCCAAGAGATTTTGCCTCCCCTGTGTCCGGGACAACATGGACGCCTTCCCTCAGGAAATCCGGCAAGACTTGGAGAAAAGGAAAGCTCCATCGAAGAGGCCTGCCAGCCAGCCTGGCTCTCGGACGTGA
- the CDPF1 gene encoding cysteine-rich DPF motif domain-containing protein 1 isoform X2, with the protein MEGEAGRRPLGVFKCQLCALTAPYSYVGQKPPDTHSVVLLEESYVMKDPFTPDKDRFLVLGSRCSLCSRLVCVSPECSLFYSKRFCLPCVRDNMDAFPQEIRQDLEKRKAPSKRPASQPGSRTLTAGHSRYVHSHQLRTWINRCDQFNLLAGNRIRPKIS; encoded by the exons ATGGAGGGTGAGGCCGGGCGCCGGCCCCTGGGCGTGTTTAAGTGCCAGCTCTGTGCCCTGACAGCGCCGTACAGCTACGTGGGGCAGAAGCCCCCTGACACCCACTCTGTCGT CCTCCTGGAGGAGAGTTACGTCATGAAGGACCCATTCACCCCAGACAAGGACAGATTCCTGGTCCTCGGCTCTCGATGCAGTTTATGCAGCCGGCTGGTGTGCGTGAGCCCG GAATGCAGTTTATTCTACTCCAAGAGATTTTGCCTCCCCTGTGTCCGGGACAACATGGACGCCTTCCCTCAGGAAATCCGGCAAGACTTGGAGAAAAGGAAAGCTCCATCGAAGAGGCCTGCCAGCCAGCCTGGCTCTCGGAC TCTTACAGCAGGACATTCCAGATACGTACATTCCCATCAACTCAGGACTTGGATCAACAGATGTGATCAGTTCAACCTCCTAGCAGGAAACAGAATAAGACCGAAGATTTCTTGA